Proteins encoded together in one Planctomyces sp. SH-PL14 window:
- a CDS encoding type IV pilus twitching motility protein PilT, with product MSFIQIDKLLETVVRDRVSDLHITTGQPPVCRVGGRMRKLETKSLGPEDTVSLMKSITPERNQQELQERGGTDFGFAFGDKARFRVAVFKQRGHIAMVLRRIPNEFLTFEQLGLPSKIGELIVRPRGLFLVTGPTGSGKTTSLASMINWLNDTHDHHIITLEDPIEYYHQHKMSTINQREIGVDVPNFPEALRRALRMDPDVILVGEMRDLETISSAISAAETGHMVFGTLHTTGAQGTVDRIIDVFPTNQQEQIRTQLSTSIVGILSQALLPRKPKGLVAAYELLVVTSAIANLIREGKTFRINSSIQTGRKHGMQLLDDALFDLWRKQLCEEKDVVMKSNNPAELKQRIANFKKGIISDDEDGDEDDEDEDEDEDEDKH from the coding sequence ATGAGTTTCATCCAGATCGACAAGCTGCTCGAAACGGTCGTCCGCGACCGCGTGAGCGACTTGCACATCACCACCGGACAGCCCCCCGTCTGCCGCGTGGGCGGACGCATGCGCAAGCTGGAAACGAAATCCCTCGGTCCCGAGGACACCGTTTCCCTGATGAAGTCCATCACCCCCGAGCGGAACCAGCAGGAACTCCAGGAGCGGGGAGGGACCGACTTCGGGTTCGCCTTCGGCGACAAGGCCCGCTTCCGCGTTGCCGTGTTCAAGCAGCGCGGCCACATCGCGATGGTGCTGCGGCGGATTCCGAACGAGTTCCTCACGTTTGAGCAGCTCGGCCTCCCGTCCAAGATCGGCGAGCTCATCGTCCGGCCCCGCGGGCTGTTCCTCGTGACCGGCCCGACCGGTTCGGGGAAGACGACCTCGCTGGCGTCGATGATCAACTGGCTGAACGACACGCACGACCACCACATCATCACGCTGGAAGACCCGATCGAGTATTACCACCAGCACAAGATGTCGACGATCAACCAGCGGGAGATCGGCGTCGATGTCCCGAACTTCCCCGAGGCCCTCCGCCGGGCCCTGCGGATGGACCCCGACGTGATCCTCGTCGGGGAAATGCGAGACCTCGAGACGATCTCCTCGGCGATCTCCGCGGCCGAAACCGGCCACATGGTGTTCGGAACGCTGCACACGACCGGGGCCCAGGGGACCGTCGACCGAATCATCGACGTCTTCCCGACGAACCAGCAGGAGCAGATCCGGACGCAGCTTTCGACGTCGATCGTCGGAATTCTGAGCCAGGCGCTCCTTCCGCGCAAGCCCAAGGGGCTGGTTGCGGCGTATGAACTCCTCGTGGTCACGTCCGCCATCGCGAACCTGATCCGCGAAGGGAAGACGTTCCGAATCAATTCGTCGATCCAGACCGGCCGCAAGCACGGGATGCAGCTCCTCGACGACGCGCTCTTCGACCTGTGGCGGAAACAGCTCTGCGAGGAGAAGGACGTCGTCATGAAGTCCAACAACCCCGCGGAGCTCAAGCAGCGGATCGCGAACTTCAAGAAGGGAATCATCTCCGACGACGAGGACGGAGACGAAGACGACGAAGATGAGGATGAAGACGAAGACGAGGACAAGCACTGA
- a CDS encoding GspE/PulE family protein has translation MAQRKLGQILVDLGYLNEDQLWDILEEQKQSPGEIIGQVALRMGMISPDQLTEALAEQWGMPVVNLDETNVPPKVLELVPQTMADVYKIMPISLKDDVLTVAMADPQNVAALDDLRNFIGMEVRGAVSSPAAVEAAIAKYYAAHDDSIEDVIGELEKLSVEEMEAGAKGKKNAYALGGEADLMDSHPIRKLLNMVMLLAIKDQASDIHFEPFEDEFKIRVRADGVLYEMVPPPRHLAAAIVSRVKVMADLDIAERRLPQDGRIELTIGGNAVDLRVSVLPTMHGESVVMRVLDRTVVQLDLNKIGMDPNTLSRFRELIRKPNGICLVTGPTGSGKTTTLYSALNELNDIETKIITTEDPIEYDIAGLVQVPINADIEVTFANALRAILRHDPDIILIGEIRDYETAEIAIQSALTGHLVFSTLHTNDAPSAITRLRDMGTPQFLITASVESILAQRLVRKICVECRTQFDPSDELLMELQLPLEQARRYKFYYGKGCPRCNNSGYKGRCGLYELMEVNDDIRDMISSDASVDDMRNLARSQGMTTLRESGLKLIFDGVTTIDEVVRETVMEDLE, from the coding sequence ATGGCCCAGCGCAAACTCGGACAGATCCTCGTCGACCTGGGGTACCTCAATGAGGACCAGCTCTGGGACATCCTCGAGGAGCAGAAGCAGAGCCCCGGCGAGATCATCGGGCAGGTCGCCCTCCGGATGGGGATGATCAGCCCGGACCAGCTCACCGAAGCGCTGGCCGAGCAGTGGGGGATGCCGGTCGTCAACCTGGACGAGACGAACGTTCCGCCGAAAGTGCTGGAGCTCGTCCCGCAGACGATGGCGGACGTCTATAAGATCATGCCCATCTCCCTGAAGGACGACGTCCTGACGGTGGCGATGGCGGATCCGCAGAACGTCGCCGCGCTCGACGACCTGCGGAACTTCATCGGCATGGAAGTCCGCGGCGCGGTCTCGAGCCCCGCCGCCGTCGAAGCGGCGATCGCCAAGTACTACGCCGCGCACGACGACAGCATCGAGGACGTCATCGGCGAGCTCGAGAAGCTGAGCGTCGAGGAGATGGAGGCGGGGGCCAAGGGGAAGAAGAACGCCTACGCCCTCGGCGGCGAGGCGGATCTGATGGACTCCCATCCGATCCGCAAGCTGCTCAACATGGTCATGCTCCTCGCCATCAAGGACCAGGCGAGCGACATCCACTTCGAGCCGTTCGAAGACGAGTTCAAGATCCGCGTCCGCGCGGACGGCGTGCTGTACGAGATGGTCCCACCCCCCCGCCACCTCGCGGCGGCGATCGTCTCCCGCGTCAAGGTCATGGCGGACCTCGACATCGCCGAACGCCGCCTCCCGCAGGACGGCCGGATCGAGCTCACGATCGGCGGCAACGCGGTCGACCTCCGGGTGAGCGTCCTCCCGACCATGCACGGCGAGTCCGTGGTCATGCGGGTGCTGGACCGCACCGTGGTCCAGCTCGACCTGAACAAGATCGGGATGGACCCCAACACGCTGAGCCGGTTCCGGGAGCTGATCCGCAAGCCGAACGGCATCTGCCTCGTGACCGGCCCTACCGGCTCGGGAAAGACGACCACGCTCTACTCGGCTCTCAACGAGCTCAACGACATCGAAACCAAGATCATCACCACCGAGGACCCGATCGAGTACGACATCGCGGGCCTCGTCCAGGTGCCGATCAATGCCGACATCGAGGTGACGTTCGCCAACGCCCTCCGCGCCATTCTGCGGCACGACCCGGACATCATCCTGATCGGAGAAATCCGCGACTACGAGACCGCCGAAATCGCCATCCAGAGCGCGCTGACCGGCCACCTCGTGTTCAGCACGCTGCACACCAACGACGCCCCCAGCGCCATCACCCGTCTCCGCGACATGGGGACGCCGCAGTTCCTCATCACGGCCTCGGTCGAATCGATCCTGGCCCAGCGTCTCGTGCGGAAGATCTGCGTCGAGTGCCGGACGCAGTTCGACCCCAGCGATGAGCTCCTGATGGAACTCCAGCTTCCCCTGGAGCAGGCCCGGCGCTACAAGTTTTATTACGGCAAGGGATGCCCGCGGTGCAACAACTCCGGCTACAAGGGCCGGTGCGGTCTGTACGAGCTCATGGAGGTCAACGACGACATCCGGGACATGATTTCCTCGGACGCGTCGGTGGACGACATGCGGAACCTGGCCCGCAGCCAGGGAATGACGACCCTGCGGGAGTCCGGCCTCAAGCTGATCTTCGACGGGGTGACCACGATCGACGAGGTCGTGCGGGAAACGGTCATGGAAGACTTGGAGTAA
- a CDS encoding type II secretion system F family protein, whose translation MPTYTYEAMDNRGTEIKDTIDANSEQEAATKIKEKGFYVTKITEKNRGKKNKDKTKAQTQAPTGPRKKRAFSLGKVKAKHLCQFTRQLSTLQDAGLPILRSLRILEGQQKPGPLKNSLIGVIEDVESGSTLSEAMGKQPKAFDDLYVNMVKAGEAGGALEIILQRLAEFKEKAQSLKRKVQGAMIYPCAVITVAVVIVGFIMYSIIPKFKAIFADFGVELPEVTVLLITISDTVVNYWFLGPAVPIGLILFFKIIRRNKTGSYILDRILLRIPVMGQIIGKSTVARTTRTLGTLIASGVPILEAISIARDTSGNEVFKRAFDHIHQSIREGESMHVPLKETRIVDDLVVNMVDVGEETGALDNMLYKVADVYDEEVNVLVESLVSLLEPIMVIVLGLAVGFIVIALFLPLVKLLQSLS comes from the coding sequence ATGCCGACTTACACGTACGAAGCCATGGACAACCGTGGCACCGAGATCAAGGACACGATCGACGCCAATTCCGAGCAGGAAGCGGCGACCAAGATCAAGGAAAAGGGCTTCTACGTGACCAAGATCACGGAGAAGAACCGCGGCAAGAAGAACAAAGACAAGACCAAGGCCCAGACCCAGGCCCCCACGGGTCCGCGCAAGAAGCGGGCCTTCTCGCTGGGGAAGGTCAAAGCCAAGCATCTGTGCCAGTTCACCCGGCAGCTCTCCACGCTGCAGGACGCCGGCCTCCCGATTCTTCGCTCCCTCCGCATCCTGGAAGGGCAGCAGAAGCCCGGCCCGCTCAAGAACTCGCTGATCGGCGTTATCGAAGACGTCGAGTCCGGCTCCACGCTGTCGGAAGCGATGGGCAAGCAGCCCAAGGCGTTCGACGACCTGTACGTCAACATGGTCAAGGCGGGTGAGGCGGGCGGTGCGCTGGAAATCATTCTCCAGCGTCTCGCCGAGTTCAAAGAAAAGGCCCAGAGCCTGAAGCGGAAGGTCCAGGGGGCCATGATCTATCCGTGCGCGGTTATCACCGTCGCGGTCGTGATCGTCGGCTTCATCATGTACTCGATCATTCCCAAGTTCAAAGCGATCTTCGCGGACTTCGGCGTCGAGCTGCCGGAAGTCACCGTGCTGCTGATCACCATCAGCGATACGGTCGTGAACTACTGGTTCCTGGGGCCCGCCGTCCCGATCGGGCTGATCCTGTTCTTCAAGATCATCAGGCGAAACAAAACCGGGTCCTACATCCTCGACCGGATCCTGTTACGCATCCCCGTCATGGGGCAGATCATCGGCAAATCGACGGTCGCCAGAACCACCAGAACATTAGGGACCCTGATTGCCTCCGGGGTGCCGATCCTGGAAGCGATCTCGATCGCCCGGGACACGTCCGGGAACGAGGTCTTCAAGCGGGCGTTCGACCACATCCACCAGTCGATCCGCGAAGGGGAGTCGATGCACGTCCCGCTCAAGGAGACCCGCATCGTCGACGACCTCGTGGTCAACATGGTCGACGTCGGTGAAGAGACCGGTGCTCTCGACAACATGCTCTACAAGGTCGCGGACGTCTACGACGAAGAAGTCAACGTCCTCGTGGAAAGCCTTGTGAGCCTGCTCGAGCCGATCATGGTCATCGTGCTCGGTCTCGCGGTCGGTTTCATCGTCATCGCCCTGTTCCTGCCGCTGGTCAAGCTGCTCCAGTCGCTGTCGTAG
- a CDS encoding type II secretion system protein produces the protein MRSTLRTSHSTRPAQLGSRSAFTLIELIVVIMIIAILSSLLMVGVQSAVGRAREAAVGVDVKNLEQGIKEFQSKFSVSEPPPSALILFEDADDWADFTAGMNTQQNVALIRRLWPSFLKSNGKPDINNDGMVNGSDNIDINGNGTIDTTPIRLNGAECLVFFLGGIMEIDGSNYIPRGFSTNPLNPFYRPAMPTDSWGTRIGPFTEFRPSRLADDPFGGTDGMPVYRDAFPNSITPYQYFSSYGGRGYRLSGFDGVSSTTAEQLDDEVLWIDATTPTLRSVYLQKDNNYSMGGTAAITGAAWNPKGFQIISAGADGQWGVGGLYKEAGIPTDGTGAYRQYSARSPELDNITNFKGGRLN, from the coding sequence ATGCGATCGACCCTCAGGACGTCCCACTCAACTCGCCCGGCACAGCTCGGCTCCCGATCGGCCTTCACGCTGATCGAGCTGATCGTGGTGATCATGATCATCGCCATCCTGTCGAGCCTGCTCATGGTCGGCGTTCAGTCGGCCGTCGGACGGGCCCGGGAGGCGGCGGTCGGCGTGGACGTCAAGAACCTGGAGCAGGGGATCAAGGAGTTCCAGTCCAAGTTCAGCGTGTCGGAGCCCCCCCCCAGCGCGCTCATCCTGTTTGAAGACGCGGATGACTGGGCGGACTTTACGGCGGGCATGAACACCCAGCAGAACGTGGCGCTGATCCGTCGCCTCTGGCCGAGCTTCCTGAAGAGCAACGGCAAGCCGGACATCAACAACGACGGCATGGTCAACGGCAGCGACAACATCGATATCAACGGCAACGGCACCATCGATACTACCCCCATCCGGCTGAACGGCGCGGAGTGCCTGGTGTTCTTCCTGGGCGGGATCATGGAGATCGACGGGTCGAACTACATCCCCCGCGGCTTCTCGACGAATCCGCTCAATCCGTTCTATCGCCCGGCGATGCCGACCGATTCGTGGGGAACCCGGATCGGCCCGTTCACGGAGTTCCGTCCGTCGCGGCTGGCGGATGACCCGTTCGGGGGAACGGATGGCATGCCGGTCTACCGCGATGCCTTTCCGAACAGCATCACCCCCTATCAGTACTTCAGCTCCTATGGCGGCCGCGGGTACCGGTTGTCGGGCTTTGACGGCGTCTCCAGCACGACCGCCGAACAGCTCGATGACGAGGTCCTCTGGATCGACGCCACGACCCCCACGCTGCGGTCCGTCTATCTGCAGAAGGACAACAACTATTCCATGGGGGGAACGGCGGCGATTACGGGAGCCGCCTGGAACCCGAAGGGTTTCCAGATTATCTCCGCCGGAGCGGATGGTCAGTGGGGCGTCGGCGGGCTCTACAAGGAGGCCGGGATTCCGACCGACGGAACGGGGGCGTACCGTCAGTATTCGGCCCGTTCCCCGGAGCTGGACAACATCACCAACTTCAAGGGTGGACGGTTGAACTGA
- a CDS encoding type II secretion system protein — protein sequence MQATRTSRALARSGGFTLVELLVVMVIIAILAGLGIGLLGTSGTQARVAQTQTTLKYMDAIMGQRTEAFRATDLTKIVEQFEKAYEAANMGAAFTAQDRKAAEILVRKNLFRQLFPTKIEDLYGMDGVSGTWDDHPQAMTVSGYTEPELLYWALTEGTAYGLSPATLDGLPSSSIAQSANGRNILVDAWGTPIQLFRWPTGLMSSANRAYAKALIPGLPSTTNKDPDDPLGVLEKNKRFSNFATPPVSTFDLRLAMSTISAKAFSEADYHERQAFHTPLLVSAGPDRGMGITGDHADNVDAATVSDNITNRQGR from the coding sequence ATGCAGGCGACAAGAACATCCCGCGCTCTCGCACGCTCCGGCGGATTCACGCTGGTCGAGCTGCTCGTCGTCATGGTGATCATCGCCATCCTGGCGGGCCTGGGGATCGGATTGCTGGGGACCTCGGGGACGCAGGCCCGCGTTGCGCAGACGCAGACGACGCTCAAGTACATGGATGCGATCATGGGGCAGCGGACGGAAGCCTTCCGGGCGACCGACCTGACCAAGATCGTCGAGCAGTTCGAGAAGGCCTATGAGGCCGCCAACATGGGAGCCGCGTTTACGGCCCAGGACCGGAAGGCGGCGGAGATCCTGGTTCGAAAGAACCTCTTCCGACAGCTGTTTCCGACGAAGATCGAAGATCTCTACGGAATGGATGGGGTCTCCGGAACCTGGGACGATCACCCGCAGGCCATGACCGTCAGCGGCTACACGGAGCCGGAGCTCCTGTACTGGGCCCTGACCGAGGGGACGGCCTATGGGCTGTCTCCCGCCACTCTCGACGGGCTGCCGTCGTCGTCGATCGCGCAGAGCGCCAACGGTCGCAACATCCTGGTCGACGCCTGGGGAACGCCGATTCAATTGTTCCGCTGGCCGACCGGGCTGATGTCGAGCGCCAACCGCGCCTATGCGAAGGCCCTCATCCCCGGACTTCCCTCCACGACCAACAAGGACCCGGACGATCCCCTGGGCGTGCTGGAGAAGAACAAGAGGTTCTCCAACTTCGCCACGCCGCCGGTCTCCACGTTCGATCTCCGCCTCGCCATGTCGACGATCAGTGCCAAGGCCTTCAGCGAGGCGGACTACCACGAACGGCAGGCCTTTCACACGCCGCTGCTGGTCTCGGCCGGTCCCGATCGCGGCATGGGGATCACGGGGGATCATGCCGATAACGTCGACGCGGCGACGGTCTCTGACAACATCACCAACCGGCAGGGGAGATAG
- a CDS encoding Tfp pilus assembly protein FimT/FimU → MRMLTPTLEASSRRRGFTLVEMLIAITIFAILATIAIGSFSELGGDRVPAAARQLRGMIAGAQSRAVKDRAARGLRLLLDTNLSTGTDTIYLTSLVYVGANTDVVGKLRDNGDIPATPFHPQRTVKLMPDGLGWEIRQDNNETILWDSLRTGGNARKGDRVYLQWPSLPPRRPFDPPIDDELPYQERVFYINDIYDDGGETKIRVSGPEPPITLDGEIRYRLELAPEVLPNSEPVTLPRGTVIDVNASKIPNAVLASDIPKGYVDVLFTPRGEIQGSMAGQGMVHFYVGELGDSQNDRIVSPMETPRVIDGNASSPTTGPQRLVSLIPATGQVLASEYIQSTNSLDRFGQSIYGRESK, encoded by the coding sequence ATGAGAATGCTGACTCCCACGCTCGAAGCGTCATCGCGTCGCCGCGGTTTCACGCTGGTCGAGATGCTGATCGCCATCACGATCTTCGCCATCCTGGCGACGATTGCGATCGGTTCGTTCAGCGAGCTCGGCGGAGACCGGGTCCCTGCCGCGGCCCGGCAGCTCCGCGGCATGATCGCCGGCGCCCAGAGCCGGGCGGTCAAGGACCGTGCGGCCCGAGGGCTGCGGTTGCTGCTCGATACGAACCTGTCGACCGGCACCGACACCATCTATCTCACGAGCCTCGTCTACGTCGGCGCCAATACCGACGTGGTCGGCAAGCTGCGGGACAACGGAGACATTCCCGCCACGCCGTTCCATCCTCAGCGAACCGTCAAGCTGATGCCGGACGGCCTGGGGTGGGAGATCCGCCAGGACAACAACGAGACGATCCTCTGGGATTCGTTGCGGACGGGCGGAAACGCCCGGAAGGGGGACCGGGTCTATCTCCAGTGGCCGAGCCTTCCTCCGCGCCGGCCGTTCGATCCGCCGATCGACGACGAACTCCCCTACCAGGAACGGGTGTTCTACATCAACGACATCTATGACGACGGCGGCGAGACGAAGATCCGCGTGAGCGGACCCGAGCCTCCGATCACGCTCGATGGAGAGATCCGCTACCGCCTGGAGCTCGCCCCGGAAGTTCTGCCCAACAGTGAGCCGGTCACGCTCCCCCGCGGGACGGTGATCGACGTCAACGCGTCCAAGATTCCCAACGCGGTTCTGGCGTCGGATATCCCCAAGGGGTATGTCGACGTCCTGTTCACTCCGCGCGGCGAGATTCAGGGATCGATGGCGGGGCAGGGGATGGTTCACTTCTACGTGGGCGAACTCGGAGACAGCCAGAATGACCGGATCGTCTCCCCCATGGAAACGCCGCGGGTGATCGATGGAAATGCCAGTTCGCCGACGACGGGTCCGCAGCGTCTCGTCTCTCTGATTCCTGCCACGGGGCAGGTCCTCGCCTCCGAATACATCCAGTCGACGAACAGCCTGGACCGTTTCGGTCAGTCCATTTACGGAAGAGAGTCCAAGTGA
- a CDS encoding prepilin-type N-terminal cleavage/methylation domain-containing protein — MRHTSKFLARAAHRGRGGFTLVEMLVSTALVLLIMVLFAQIYGAAVGTLREQEGIAKNDAKARSVVTMLRNDLRERSYREIPLAVSDPLRASVITRGIVPIHPRCMEVNDAQRGYFYVSENDPGNDSDDVLSFTMFLRQELGHFTGRVAQDTSMSGIPNHPDSDDAVVGDGVTSSRAAIVTYYMRDGKLHRRINLLRDPLVIPNPYNTGDAGAGALTWLPVQPSNEPTPDQIGLGNPLFTAADFTAWYQNNALAVMQNVPPSAVFSNPMAPDQRRRLLSVKSLDNSSRYTNTPVSLPLFREGHVSPSGNPSGEFTGTTFIGRSALSGNRTGEDIVLSGVVGFDVKVWEQQDGNANGTREANFEGVQRSGRFVDLGHGALTDGTTKGPFGDSVPSGTPTNSTWGRNSTSTYGPGGPSGNRVFDTWHPLAPTGNFPGAPPSTSPAPTTPEAISPPFYPLKIAPDKSTAALSWGANSAITVTGTDWTAHQVYFPWAFRGDYSIGYRATTSGNTGTREPVWSRIPGDKVLDGGVTWECFDNRIGLTAMRITIRFVDPGSNLIRQVTLDHSFLD; from the coding sequence ATGCGTCACACGTCGAAGTTCCTCGCGCGGGCGGCCCATCGGGGACGGGGCGGCTTTACGCTCGTCGAGATGCTCGTCTCGACGGCGCTCGTGCTCCTGATCATGGTGCTGTTCGCCCAGATCTACGGGGCCGCGGTCGGAACGCTGCGGGAACAGGAAGGGATCGCCAAGAACGACGCCAAGGCGCGGTCGGTCGTGACGATGCTCCGCAACGATCTGCGGGAACGCTCCTACCGGGAGATTCCGCTGGCGGTCAGCGATCCGCTCCGGGCGAGCGTGATCACCCGCGGAATCGTGCCGATTCATCCGCGCTGCATGGAAGTGAACGACGCGCAGCGGGGCTACTTCTACGTGTCCGAGAACGACCCGGGAAACGACTCGGACGACGTCCTGTCGTTCACGATGTTTCTCCGCCAGGAGCTGGGGCACTTTACGGGACGGGTGGCTCAGGACACCTCCATGAGCGGGATTCCCAACCACCCGGACTCCGACGATGCGGTGGTCGGGGATGGCGTGACCTCCTCCCGGGCCGCGATCGTCACCTACTACATGCGGGACGGAAAGCTGCACCGCCGGATCAACCTGCTCCGCGATCCGCTGGTCATCCCGAATCCCTACAACACGGGGGATGCGGGAGCCGGGGCGCTGACCTGGCTGCCGGTCCAGCCCTCCAACGAGCCGACTCCCGACCAGATCGGACTGGGCAATCCGCTGTTCACGGCGGCCGATTTCACCGCCTGGTATCAGAACAACGCGCTGGCGGTCATGCAGAACGTCCCCCCGAGCGCGGTGTTTTCGAACCCGATGGCTCCCGATCAGCGGCGTCGGCTGCTGAGCGTGAAGTCGCTGGACAATTCGTCCCGCTACACGAATACGCCCGTCTCACTGCCGCTGTTTCGTGAGGGACACGTCTCACCCTCCGGCAACCCGTCGGGAGAGTTCACGGGGACGACGTTCATCGGCCGGTCGGCGCTCTCGGGCAACCGGACCGGGGAAGACATCGTTCTGTCCGGCGTCGTCGGTTTCGACGTCAAGGTGTGGGAACAGCAGGACGGCAATGCGAACGGCACCCGCGAAGCGAACTTCGAAGGGGTTCAGCGGAGCGGGCGATTTGTCGACCTGGGCCACGGTGCACTGACGGATGGAACGACCAAGGGGCCGTTCGGCGACTCCGTTCCGTCCGGAACTCCGACGAATTCGACCTGGGGGCGGAACTCCACCAGCACCTACGGCCCGGGGGGCCCCTCGGGCAACCGGGTGTTCGACACGTGGCATCCGCTCGCGCCGACGGGCAACTTCCCCGGCGCTCCCCCGTCGACGTCCCCGGCGCCGACTACGCCGGAAGCGATCTCTCCGCCGTTCTATCCCCTGAAGATCGCCCCGGACAAATCGACCGCCGCGCTCTCCTGGGGGGCGAACAGCGCGATCACCGTCACGGGAACGGACTGGACCGCGCATCAGGTCTACTTCCCCTGGGCGTTCCGCGGCGACTATTCGATCGGGTACCGGGCCACGACCAGCGGCAATACGGGAACCCGCGAGCCCGTCTGGAGCCGCATTCCGGGCGACAAAGTCCTGGACGGCGGTGTCACGTGGGAATGCTTCGACAACCGCATCGGCCTGACGGCGATGCGGATCACGATTCGATTTGTCGATCCGGGAAGCAACCTGATCCGTCAGGTGACCCTGGATCATTCGTTTTTGGATTAA